The following coding sequences are from one Solea solea chromosome 11, fSolSol10.1, whole genome shotgun sequence window:
- the ralgapb gene encoding ral GTPase-activating protein subunit beta isoform X8, whose translation MYSEWRSLQLVVQSDQGHLSVLHTYPTSVGTEVANAVVKPLGTAVSPVATENILKTDKEVKWTMEVLCYGLTLPLEGDTVKLCVDVYTDWMMALVSPRDSMPQPVVKEPNMYIQTILKHLYNVFVPRPEQHSPNHIRLCQQVLTAVQKLARESISMDRETWEVLLLFLLRINDTLLAPPTVGVGVAEKLAEKLMAVLFEVWLLACARCFPTPPYWKTAREMLANWRHHPPVVEQWSRVACALTSRLLRFTHGPSFPPFKVPDEDATLIPLEMDSDCVAQTWYRFLHMLSNPVDLSNPAIVSTTPKFQEQFLNSSGIPHEVVLHPCLKQLPQIFFRAMRGVSCLVDAFLGVSIAKRDVRERVFSFCPVLLSHGISRPRADSAPPTPVNRMSMSPPPSITNTTPPHSRKQRHTVVTKTTSKSSTGSGSQPTKASQQQQQQQQTSSSPTLLSSPNQSSWESRPLPAPARPKVNSILNLFGQWLFDAALVHCKLHSGLSRDPSMTASFIQILLSYKSSIATQVNLELRRKGSQMSNDSMVSNPMFDTNEFPESYEAGRAEACGTLCRIFCSKKTGEEILPVYLSRFYMVLIQGLQISDFICRPVLASIILNSSSLFCTDLKGINVVVPYFIAALETIVPDRELSKFKIYVNPTDLRRASINILLAMLPLPHHFGNIKSEVLLEGKFNEEDGWPHDQPVSFLSLRLRLVNVLIGALQTETDPTNTQLILGAMLNIVQDSALLESIGAQTETGSIDGSHITLRSQSHSRTNSGISFTSGGSTEATSPDSERPAQALLRDYDTAAGLLVRSIHLVTQRLNSQWKQDMSISLAALELLAGLAKVKVGVDSADRKRAVSSICRYIVYQCSRPAPLQSRDLHSMIVAAFQFLCVWLTEHPDMLDEKDCLVEVLEIVELGISGSKSRQEQEIRHKGEKEHNPASMRVKDAAEATLSCIMQVLGAFPSPSGPASTCSLLNEDTLIRYARLSATGASNFRYFVLDNSVILAMLEQPLGNEQNPCPSVTVLIRGTAGRHAWTMQLFHQPRGARANQRVFVPESRPMPNNDVGIKYNVKQRPFPEEVDKIPLVKADVSIPDLDDIVSKELEIQHDRLRILMTKQIEYETSLERQSEEIWKSKSFPDPQTDCKPPPPSQEFQTARLFLSHFGFLSLEALKEPNNSRLPPHLIGLESSLPGFFDDISYLDLLPCRPFDTVFIFYVRAGQKNSHEILRNVESSTSVQPHFLEFLLSLGWPVDVGRHPGWTGHLDTSWSLNSCSDSSDIQQTEEAATPEDTGGSVFNGEKKVLYYADALTEIAFVVPSLTENSEESSVHSDSTVEADTNTDIMPALLKQPNLTLELFPNHSENLESAKKLSPLVKTKRSSTGKSFPALGPETKVFVVWVERFDDIENFPLSDLLAETSTGLEASMSNSTSCRSGLLEKDVPLIFIHPLKTGLFRIRLHGAVGKFGMVIPLVDGMVVSRRALGFLVRQTVINVCRRKRLESDLYNPPHVRRKQKITEIVQRYRNKQLEPEFYTSLFHEVGEGKPHL comes from the exons ATGTACTCCGAGTGGCGCTCACTGCAGCTGGTGGTGCAGAGTGACCAGGGCCACCTCAGTGTCCTGCACACCTATCCCACCAGTGTGGGCACAGAGGTAGCAAATGCAGTGGTCAAGCCTCTTGGTACTGCTGTGAGCCCTGTTGCCACAGAGAATATCCTCAAGACAGACAAGGAG GTGAAGTGGACCATGGAAGTGCTGTGTTATGGCCTCACTCTCCCCCTAGAGGGGGACACTGTCAAGCTGTGTGTAGATGTGTATACAGACTGGATGATGGCTCTGGTGTCACCCAGAGACTCCATGCCGCAACCTGTGGTTAAGGAGCCCAATATGTACATTCAAACCATACTCAAACATCTTTACAACGTGTTTGTACCAAG ACCTGAGCAGCATAGTCCAAACCATATCAGACTTTGCCAGCAGGTTCTAACTGCAGTCCAGAAACTGGCTCGAGAGTCTATTTCCATGGACCGGGAAACCTGGGAGGTGCTGCTTCTCTTCCTGCTTCGTATTAATGACACGTTGCTTGCCCCACCCACAGTTGGAG TCGGGGTGGCAGAAAAACTGGCAGAAAAATTGATGGCAGTACTGTTTGAAGTGTGGCTGCTGGCATGTGCTCGCTGTTTTCCCACACCACCTTATTGGAAGACAGCAAGAGAGATGCTGGCCAACTGGAGACACCACCCACCTGTTGTAGAGCAGTGGAGCAGAGTGGCCTGTGCCCTGACCTCCAG GCTTCTGCGCTTCACCCATGGACCATCTTTCCCACCCTTTAAAGTTCCTGATGAGGATGCCACCCTGATTCCTTTGGAGATGGACAGTGATTGTGTGGCACAGACCTGGTATCGCTTTCTCCACATGCTTAG taaccCAGTGGACCTGAGCAACCCTGCAATAGTGAGCACCACTCCAAAGTTTCAGGAACAGTTTCTTAACTCCAGTGGTATCCCTCATGAAGTGGTACTGCATCCATGTTTGAAACAACTACCACAGATCTTCTTCAGGGCAATGAGGGGTGTTAGCTGCCTCGTAGATGCCTTCTTGG GTGTCTCTATTGCAAAGAGAGATGTACGGGAGAGGGTGTTCTCTTTTTGCCCTGTGCTGCTCTCTCATG GTATATCGCGTCCCAGAGCTGACAGTGCCCCGCCCACTCCAGTCAACAGAATGAGCATGTCTCCGCCCCCCTCCATCACCAACACCACGCCTCCTCACAGCCGCAAGCAGCGACACACAGTGGTCACTAAAACCACAAGCAAGAGTTCAACT GGCAGTGGTAGTCAACCAACCAAAGCAtcccagcagcaacagcagcagcagcaaacttcTTCCTCCCCAACGCTGCTTTCCAGCCCCAATCAGAGCAGCTGGGAGTCTCGGCCTCTGCCAGCCCCGGCACGGCCGAAAGTCAACAGCATCCTCAATCTGTTCGGCCAGTGGCTTTTCGATGCTGCTCTGGTGCACTGTAAGCTCCACAGTGGCCTCAGCCGAGACCCTAGCATGACTG CCTCTTTTATCCAAATTCTCCTTTCTTATAAATCTT CGATAGCCACTCAAGTAAATCTGGAGCTGAGACGGaaaggttctcaaatgtccaatGATTCCATGGTGTCTAATCCCATGTTTGACACCAATGAGTTCCCAGAGAGCTACGAGGCAGGACGTGCCGAGGCCTGTGGGACACTCTGCCGCATCTTCTGTAGCAAGAAAACTGGCGAAGAGATTCTACCTGTTTACCTGTCCAG GTTCTACATGGTGTTGATTCAGGGTCTCCAGATCTCAGATTTCATCTGTAGACCAGTTCTGGCTTCTATCATTCTcaactcttcctctctcttctgtACTGACCTGAAGGGCATCAATGTGGTTGTGCCCTATTTCATAGCTGCCTTGGAGACCATTGTACCAGACAG gGAGTTATCTAAATTCAAGATATATGTAAATCCTACTGACCTGAGGAGAGCCTCCATCAACATCCTACTTGCCATGTTGCCATTACCACATCACTTTGGCAACATCAAATCAGAG GTTCTGTTGGAGGGAAAGTTCAATGAGGAGGATGGATGGCCTCATGACCAGCCTGTGTCTTTCCTGTCCCTACGGCTACGTCTTGTCAATGTCCTAATAGGAGCACTGCAGACTGAGACTGACCCCACTAACACACAGCTCATCCTGG GTGCAATGCTCAATATTGTTCAAGACTCAGCACTGTTGGAGTCCATTGGTGCACAGACTGAAACA GGAAGTATAGACGGAAGCCACATCACATTGaggagtcagagtcacagtcgcACCAATAGTGGCATTAGTTTTACCAGTGGAGGCAGCACTGAGGCGACAAGCCCAGACTCTGAGCGCCCTGCCCAGGCCCTGCTACGAGACTACG ATACGGCGGCAGGCCTGTTGGTGCGCAGCATCCACCTGGTCACTCAGAGGCTCAACTCTCAGTGGAAGCAAGACATGAGCATTTCACTGGCTGCTCTGGAGCTGCTGGCTGGCCTAGCGAAG GTAAAGGTGGGAGTAGACTCAGCAGACCGTAAACGTGCCGTCAGCTCTATATGTAGGTACATTGTGTACCAGTGTAGCCGGCCTGCTCCTCTTCAATCCCGAGACCTCCACTCTATGATAGTAGCTGCCTTCcaattcctgtgtgtgtggctcacAGAACACCCTGACATGCTGGATGAGAAG GACTGTCTGGTAGAGGTGTTAGAAATTGTAGAGCTGGGAATCTCTGGTAGCAAGTCCCGACAGGAGCAGGAAATTCGACATAAAGGAGAAAAGGAGCACAATCCAGCTTCAATGAGAGTGAAGGACGCTGCTGAGGCCACTCTGTCCTG TATCATGCAGGTGTTGGGGGCCTTCCCTTCTCCCAGTGGACCCGCCTCCACCTGCAGCCTACTGAATGAAGACACCCTTATTCGCTATGCTAGACTGAGCGCTACAGGAGCCAGCAACTTCCGCTACTTTGTGCTAGACAACTCTGTAATCCTCGCCATGCTGGAGCAACCACTTGGCAATGAACAGA ACCCCTGTCCATCAGTGACAGTTTTAATCAGAGGCACTGCAGGCAGACATGCCTGGACCATGCAGCTTTTCCACCAACCCAGAGGAGCTCGAGCCAATCAGAGG GTGTTTGTTCCTGAGAGCCGTCCAATGCCTAACAATGATGTGGGGATAAAATACAACGTCAAGCAGAGGCCTTTCCCGGAAGAGGTGGATAAGATTCCTCTTGTCAAAGCTGATGTCAGTATTCCTGACCTGGATGATATTGTCAGTAAAGAG TTGGAAATTCAGCACGACCGGCTTCGGATTCTAATGACCAAGCAGATAGAGTATGAGACTTCGTTGGAGCGGCAAAGTGAGGAGATCTGGAAGTCCAAGTCTTTCCCTGACCCACAGACAGACTGCAAACCCCCGCCACCATCGCAGGAGTTCCAGACAGCACGACTTTTCCTCTCCCACTTTGGCTTTCTGTCTCTGGAGGCACTCAAG GAGCCCAACAACAGTCGTCTACCTCCGCATCTGATTGGCCTAGAGTCATCCTTGCCAGGGTTTTTTGATGACATCAGCTACCTGGACCTGCTTCCCTGTAGACCGTTTGACACCGTCTTTATTTTCTATGTGAGAGCTGGACAGAAAAACAGCCATGAG ATCCTGAGAAATGTGGAGTCGTCGACCAGCGTCCAGCCTCACTTTTTGGAGTTCCTGCTGTCCTTGGGCTGGCCTGTGGACGTGGGACGTCACCCAGGGTGGACGGGACACCTAGATACCAGCTGGTCCCTCAACTCTTGCTCGGACAGCAGTGACATACAACAGACAG aggAAGCAGCCACTCCTGAAGACACAGGAGGTTCAGTGTTCAATGGGGAGAAGAAAGTTCTATATTACGCTGACGCTCTAACAGAGATTGCCTTCGTTGTTCCGTCTTTGACAGAAAACTCTG AGGAGTCGTCGGTACACAGTGACTCCACAGTGGAGGCAGATACCAACACAGATATCATGCCTGCTTTACTCAAACAACCCAACCTCACACTGGAGCTGTTCCCTAACCATTCAGAAAACCTGGAGTCTGCTAAGAAG CTGAGTCCTTTGGTGAAAACAAAGAGGTCATCAACTGGAAAGTCTTTCCCAGCACTGGGTCCTGAGACAAAAGTGTTTGTGGTCTGGGTGGAGCGCTTTGATGATATTG agAACTTCCCGTTGTCTGATCTCTTGGCGGAAACCAGCACAGGCTTGGAGGCTAGCATGAGCAACAGCACTTCCTGCAG GTCAGGGTTACTAGAGAAGGATGTTCCTCTGATCTTCATCCATCCTCTGAAGACGGGACTCTTCAGGATCCGGCTGCATGGAGCCGTGGGCAAATTTGGCATGGTGATTCCCCTGGTGGACGGCATGGTGGTCAGCCGCAGAGCTCTTG GTTTTCTCGTGCGTCAAACAGTTATCAACGTGTGCCGACGGAAGCGTCTGGAAAGTGACTTGTACAACCCGCCTCACGTGAGGCGGAAGCAGAAAATCACTGAGATCGTCCAGCGTTACCGCAACAAGCAGCTGGAGCCGGAGTTTTACACCTCGCTCTTCCATGAGGTGGGGGAGGGAAAGCCTCACCTCTAA
- the ralgapb gene encoding ral GTPase-activating protein subunit beta isoform X9: MYSEWRSLQLVVQSDQGHLSVLHTYPTSVGTEVANAVVKPLGTAVSPVATENILKTDKEVKWTMEVLCYGLTLPLEGDTVKLCVDVYTDWMMALVSPRDSMPQPVVKEPNMYIQTILKHLYNVFVPRPEQHSPNHIRLCQQVLTAVQKLARESISMDRETWEVLLLFLLRINDTLLAPPTVGVGVAEKLAEKLMAVLFEVWLLACARCFPTPPYWKTAREMLANWRHHPPVVEQWSRVACALTSRLLRFTHGPSFPPFKVPDEDATLIPLEMDSDCVAQTWYRFLHMLSNPVDLSNPAIVSTTPKFQEQFLNSSGIPHEVVLHPCLKQLPQIFFRAMRGVSCLVDAFLGVSIAKRDVRERVFSFCPVLLSHGISRPRADSAPPTPVNRMSMSPPPSITNTTPPHSRKQRHTVVTKTTSKSSTGSGSQPTKASQQQQQQQQTSSSPTLLSSPNQSSWESRPLPAPARPKVNSILNLFGQWLFDAALVHCKLHSGLSRDPSMTAIATQVNLELRRKGSQMSNDSMVSNPMFDTNEFPESYEAGRAEACGTLCRIFCSKKTGEEILPVYLSRFYMVLIQGLQISDFICRPVLASIILNSSSLFCTDLKGINVVVPYFIAALETIVPDRELSKFKIYVNPTDLRRASINILLAMLPLPHHFGNIKSEVLLEGKFNEEDGWPHDQPVSFLSLRLRLVNVLIGALQTETDPTNTQLILGAMLNIVQDSALLESIGAQTETGSIDGSHITLRSQSHSRTNSGISFTSGGSTEATSPDSERPAQALLRDYALPDTAAGLLVRSIHLVTQRLNSQWKQDMSISLAALELLAGLAKVKVGVDSADRKRAVSSICRYIVYQCSRPAPLQSRDLHSMIVAAFQFLCVWLTEHPDMLDEKDCLVEVLEIVELGISGSKSRQEQEIRHKGEKEHNPASMRVKDAAEATLSCIMQVLGAFPSPSGPASTCSLLNEDTLIRYARLSATGASNFRYFVLDNSVILAMLEQPLGNEQNPCPSVTVLIRGTAGRHAWTMQLFHQPRGARANQRVFVPESRPMPNNDVGIKYNVKQRPFPEEVDKIPLVKADVSIPDLDDIVSKELEIQHDRLRILMTKQIEYETSLERQSEEIWKSKSFPDPQTDCKPPPPSQEFQTARLFLSHFGFLSLEALKEPNNSRLPPHLIGLESSLPGFFDDISYLDLLPCRPFDTVFIFYVRAGQKNSHEILRNVESSTSVQPHFLEFLLSLGWPVDVGRHPGWTGHLDTSWSLNSCSDSSDIQQTEEAATPEDTGGSVFNGEKKVLYYADALTEIAFVVPSLTENSEESSVHSDSTVEADTNTDIMPALLKQPNLTLELFPNHSENLESAKKLSPLVKTKRSSTGKSFPALGPETKVFVVWVERFDDIENFPLSDLLAETSTGLEASMSNSTSCRSGLLEKDVPLIFIHPLKTGLFRIRLHGAVGKFGMVIPLVDGMVVSRRALGFLVRQTVINVCRRKRLESDLYNPPHVRRKQKITEIVQRYRNKQLEPEFYTSLFHEVGEGKPHL, encoded by the exons ATGTACTCCGAGTGGCGCTCACTGCAGCTGGTGGTGCAGAGTGACCAGGGCCACCTCAGTGTCCTGCACACCTATCCCACCAGTGTGGGCACAGAGGTAGCAAATGCAGTGGTCAAGCCTCTTGGTACTGCTGTGAGCCCTGTTGCCACAGAGAATATCCTCAAGACAGACAAGGAG GTGAAGTGGACCATGGAAGTGCTGTGTTATGGCCTCACTCTCCCCCTAGAGGGGGACACTGTCAAGCTGTGTGTAGATGTGTATACAGACTGGATGATGGCTCTGGTGTCACCCAGAGACTCCATGCCGCAACCTGTGGTTAAGGAGCCCAATATGTACATTCAAACCATACTCAAACATCTTTACAACGTGTTTGTACCAAG ACCTGAGCAGCATAGTCCAAACCATATCAGACTTTGCCAGCAGGTTCTAACTGCAGTCCAGAAACTGGCTCGAGAGTCTATTTCCATGGACCGGGAAACCTGGGAGGTGCTGCTTCTCTTCCTGCTTCGTATTAATGACACGTTGCTTGCCCCACCCACAGTTGGAG TCGGGGTGGCAGAAAAACTGGCAGAAAAATTGATGGCAGTACTGTTTGAAGTGTGGCTGCTGGCATGTGCTCGCTGTTTTCCCACACCACCTTATTGGAAGACAGCAAGAGAGATGCTGGCCAACTGGAGACACCACCCACCTGTTGTAGAGCAGTGGAGCAGAGTGGCCTGTGCCCTGACCTCCAG GCTTCTGCGCTTCACCCATGGACCATCTTTCCCACCCTTTAAAGTTCCTGATGAGGATGCCACCCTGATTCCTTTGGAGATGGACAGTGATTGTGTGGCACAGACCTGGTATCGCTTTCTCCACATGCTTAG taaccCAGTGGACCTGAGCAACCCTGCAATAGTGAGCACCACTCCAAAGTTTCAGGAACAGTTTCTTAACTCCAGTGGTATCCCTCATGAAGTGGTACTGCATCCATGTTTGAAACAACTACCACAGATCTTCTTCAGGGCAATGAGGGGTGTTAGCTGCCTCGTAGATGCCTTCTTGG GTGTCTCTATTGCAAAGAGAGATGTACGGGAGAGGGTGTTCTCTTTTTGCCCTGTGCTGCTCTCTCATG GTATATCGCGTCCCAGAGCTGACAGTGCCCCGCCCACTCCAGTCAACAGAATGAGCATGTCTCCGCCCCCCTCCATCACCAACACCACGCCTCCTCACAGCCGCAAGCAGCGACACACAGTGGTCACTAAAACCACAAGCAAGAGTTCAACT GGCAGTGGTAGTCAACCAACCAAAGCAtcccagcagcaacagcagcagcagcaaacttcTTCCTCCCCAACGCTGCTTTCCAGCCCCAATCAGAGCAGCTGGGAGTCTCGGCCTCTGCCAGCCCCGGCACGGCCGAAAGTCAACAGCATCCTCAATCTGTTCGGCCAGTGGCTTTTCGATGCTGCTCTGGTGCACTGTAAGCTCCACAGTGGCCTCAGCCGAGACCCTAGCATGACTG CGATAGCCACTCAAGTAAATCTGGAGCTGAGACGGaaaggttctcaaatgtccaatGATTCCATGGTGTCTAATCCCATGTTTGACACCAATGAGTTCCCAGAGAGCTACGAGGCAGGACGTGCCGAGGCCTGTGGGACACTCTGCCGCATCTTCTGTAGCAAGAAAACTGGCGAAGAGATTCTACCTGTTTACCTGTCCAG GTTCTACATGGTGTTGATTCAGGGTCTCCAGATCTCAGATTTCATCTGTAGACCAGTTCTGGCTTCTATCATTCTcaactcttcctctctcttctgtACTGACCTGAAGGGCATCAATGTGGTTGTGCCCTATTTCATAGCTGCCTTGGAGACCATTGTACCAGACAG gGAGTTATCTAAATTCAAGATATATGTAAATCCTACTGACCTGAGGAGAGCCTCCATCAACATCCTACTTGCCATGTTGCCATTACCACATCACTTTGGCAACATCAAATCAGAG GTTCTGTTGGAGGGAAAGTTCAATGAGGAGGATGGATGGCCTCATGACCAGCCTGTGTCTTTCCTGTCCCTACGGCTACGTCTTGTCAATGTCCTAATAGGAGCACTGCAGACTGAGACTGACCCCACTAACACACAGCTCATCCTGG GTGCAATGCTCAATATTGTTCAAGACTCAGCACTGTTGGAGTCCATTGGTGCACAGACTGAAACA GGAAGTATAGACGGAAGCCACATCACATTGaggagtcagagtcacagtcgcACCAATAGTGGCATTAGTTTTACCAGTGGAGGCAGCACTGAGGCGACAAGCCCAGACTCTGAGCGCCCTGCCCAGGCCCTGCTACGAGACTACG CTCTTCCAGATACGGCGGCAGGCCTGTTGGTGCGCAGCATCCACCTGGTCACTCAGAGGCTCAACTCTCAGTGGAAGCAAGACATGAGCATTTCACTGGCTGCTCTGGAGCTGCTGGCTGGCCTAGCGAAG GTAAAGGTGGGAGTAGACTCAGCAGACCGTAAACGTGCCGTCAGCTCTATATGTAGGTACATTGTGTACCAGTGTAGCCGGCCTGCTCCTCTTCAATCCCGAGACCTCCACTCTATGATAGTAGCTGCCTTCcaattcctgtgtgtgtggctcacAGAACACCCTGACATGCTGGATGAGAAG GACTGTCTGGTAGAGGTGTTAGAAATTGTAGAGCTGGGAATCTCTGGTAGCAAGTCCCGACAGGAGCAGGAAATTCGACATAAAGGAGAAAAGGAGCACAATCCAGCTTCAATGAGAGTGAAGGACGCTGCTGAGGCCACTCTGTCCTG TATCATGCAGGTGTTGGGGGCCTTCCCTTCTCCCAGTGGACCCGCCTCCACCTGCAGCCTACTGAATGAAGACACCCTTATTCGCTATGCTAGACTGAGCGCTACAGGAGCCAGCAACTTCCGCTACTTTGTGCTAGACAACTCTGTAATCCTCGCCATGCTGGAGCAACCACTTGGCAATGAACAGA ACCCCTGTCCATCAGTGACAGTTTTAATCAGAGGCACTGCAGGCAGACATGCCTGGACCATGCAGCTTTTCCACCAACCCAGAGGAGCTCGAGCCAATCAGAGG GTGTTTGTTCCTGAGAGCCGTCCAATGCCTAACAATGATGTGGGGATAAAATACAACGTCAAGCAGAGGCCTTTCCCGGAAGAGGTGGATAAGATTCCTCTTGTCAAAGCTGATGTCAGTATTCCTGACCTGGATGATATTGTCAGTAAAGAG TTGGAAATTCAGCACGACCGGCTTCGGATTCTAATGACCAAGCAGATAGAGTATGAGACTTCGTTGGAGCGGCAAAGTGAGGAGATCTGGAAGTCCAAGTCTTTCCCTGACCCACAGACAGACTGCAAACCCCCGCCACCATCGCAGGAGTTCCAGACAGCACGACTTTTCCTCTCCCACTTTGGCTTTCTGTCTCTGGAGGCACTCAAG GAGCCCAACAACAGTCGTCTACCTCCGCATCTGATTGGCCTAGAGTCATCCTTGCCAGGGTTTTTTGATGACATCAGCTACCTGGACCTGCTTCCCTGTAGACCGTTTGACACCGTCTTTATTTTCTATGTGAGAGCTGGACAGAAAAACAGCCATGAG ATCCTGAGAAATGTGGAGTCGTCGACCAGCGTCCAGCCTCACTTTTTGGAGTTCCTGCTGTCCTTGGGCTGGCCTGTGGACGTGGGACGTCACCCAGGGTGGACGGGACACCTAGATACCAGCTGGTCCCTCAACTCTTGCTCGGACAGCAGTGACATACAACAGACAG aggAAGCAGCCACTCCTGAAGACACAGGAGGTTCAGTGTTCAATGGGGAGAAGAAAGTTCTATATTACGCTGACGCTCTAACAGAGATTGCCTTCGTTGTTCCGTCTTTGACAGAAAACTCTG AGGAGTCGTCGGTACACAGTGACTCCACAGTGGAGGCAGATACCAACACAGATATCATGCCTGCTTTACTCAAACAACCCAACCTCACACTGGAGCTGTTCCCTAACCATTCAGAAAACCTGGAGTCTGCTAAGAAG CTGAGTCCTTTGGTGAAAACAAAGAGGTCATCAACTGGAAAGTCTTTCCCAGCACTGGGTCCTGAGACAAAAGTGTTTGTGGTCTGGGTGGAGCGCTTTGATGATATTG agAACTTCCCGTTGTCTGATCTCTTGGCGGAAACCAGCACAGGCTTGGAGGCTAGCATGAGCAACAGCACTTCCTGCAG GTCAGGGTTACTAGAGAAGGATGTTCCTCTGATCTTCATCCATCCTCTGAAGACGGGACTCTTCAGGATCCGGCTGCATGGAGCCGTGGGCAAATTTGGCATGGTGATTCCCCTGGTGGACGGCATGGTGGTCAGCCGCAGAGCTCTTG GTTTTCTCGTGCGTCAAACAGTTATCAACGTGTGCCGACGGAAGCGTCTGGAAAGTGACTTGTACAACCCGCCTCACGTGAGGCGGAAGCAGAAAATCACTGAGATCGTCCAGCGTTACCGCAACAAGCAGCTGGAGCCGGAGTTTTACACCTCGCTCTTCCATGAGGTGGGGGAGGGAAAGCCTCACCTCTAA